In Cheilinus undulatus linkage group 14, ASM1832078v1, whole genome shotgun sequence, the genomic stretch TCTGCACAACTGCTGACACTGCACCTATCAGCTTgtgctcccttttaccctcacttgtgaaaaAAGATACCAAGATACTGGAACCCCGTCACCTGAGGTAGAGACTCAGTCCCCACCTAGAGGGAGTAATCCACCATCATTATTTGTCAGAGGCAGGCATTGAGCATTGGAAATATTCTTGGACGTTCCAAAGTCTTTCAAGAAATTTCTTTATGAAtggaaacatttctgaaataattttacagcaaatatataTGGTGAAAATTCACAAAAGTTTCCAAAAATTCATTGGAGTGTCTCTCAATATTTCCATTTACAATTTCTTGAACTTGCTGGAGAAATTCCTAAATTTATCCTACAattctcagaaaaaaatatgcaaaggTTGGAAGTTCCAGAGagaaatttctgaaaaatatgTAAGTATCCCATAGGAATTTTTCGGAAGTATGCCCACATACGTCCTCCATACTTTCAGTAGTTTAAGTTTttaagagtgaaaataaaagttgatGAAGATAACTGTTTGGGCTTTAGTGCAGCTAAGtgaagaagaatgaagtaaatgAGGATGAACTTCAGACCCACAGTGACAAGTCATTGATATAGGAAGATGTAGAATATTAACTTgaatgtgttcttttttttttacattgtccTCCTGTACTGTTATCAGGTTTAGTCATGAAACAGATCAGTTCATCTCTGCGGAAAACAGACGCTCTCCAAGGAGCAGTCAGGTTTAACAGATCCCACACAGGAGAGCGTGCTCGTGTTACATAACAGCAGGTCAGCTCACCTCGGGGGCTCGTGGCCTACACTCGTCATGGCTCTTTTGTCCGTCCTCACGCCAGTCCTGGCCGTGGTTTTGTGCTTGGTTTTGGGCTTCATGTTGTTGAAATCACATCAGAGTGAGACCACTTCTACctcagagagaaaaagtgagGGGGCGTTAAAAGATAAAGAATTCAGACCGTGGGTGGACCAGGACTTACAGGACGACACAGATATCACAGCCAAAGAAGACGGTAAGAGCTGAGTGGAAAGTTAGTTTTCCTTACAGCCCATGAGCTTACGTTTTTAGTTCAACTAAGTGTATTTGTGCATTGAAGACGCGCACGTGCAGCGAGTATTCAACGGTTTATTGAAccgttttttcttctttttttttttaatttattttttaatcctttgCTTGATGATAATGGTTTAAGGCCTGTGGCATATAGCCCACGCAGGCCATCTTGCTATAACgtcttgtcactttttttttttaacacaatagGCTACTGTGATTAGATTTTAGTCAAAGTGTTAGTTGCCTATTGTTTAATGGACAAGTGTAACATTTCTACTGGGTTTTAAATGAACATGTTTAAACTTGTTCACCTGAAAAAcattcctttaatttttttatttctaccaAACTTGAGGTGGAACTGAGTGTGTTACTTGAGGTAGCCTACTTGTAGACACTTCAGTGTCCTGCCTTCACAATCCCTTTTCTGCTCTATCCCACTATGTTGTACTAATGTGAGGCCTACTTTTCACTTTAAAGGTCTGTTAATGTTTTGGTCTCATTcgcccccttggatgttttatccattttattgATGAATCAGTTGTCgccttttttgacaaaacaagtTACaagaaaaacctctttaatgtcaaagtgaaaacagattacaACAATCTAATGtccattaaacaaaaatatgcaaggtaaaataagagactgcataaatattcaccctcttctAGGCAGTATTTATTAGAcacacctttggctgcaatcacagcacagttCATGTGGAtaagtcaggcttgcacatcttgacactgcaattttactcctttcttctttgcaatacTACTCGATCTCTGTCAGGTTTTATGGGCATTGTGTGATAACAACCCTTTTAAAGTCCAAtaacaaattctcttttggattgtggtctgggctttgactcagtcaCTACAGAACATTCGccatgttgtctttaaaccatttctgtgtagctttgctgtatgcttcactttctttcttgctggaaaataaatcttcttcaaAGCTGCAATTTTCTTACAGACTCCAGGAGTTTCCTATATTTAGCCGAATTCATCTTACCTTCAACCTTTACAATTAGCAATTGATGGttttgaaaataattgaaaCTCCAGAAAATAGTCATTTATCTAATTGGAAAGGACCATTGAAGAGGAATGAATCCATAAAAaaggcaaactcctgcatacATCTAAAGCTGGAGACACACTACACAACCTTGGCAATGtactttctcattttttacattttgcaggAGTGTACCACCAAATTTTTGATACTTAAAAATCAGGAACTACACAGgacatctgtgtctgtggcAGAAACAGGTATTGATATTGCTTGATAAAGTGAGTATtacatcaaagtttaaaattctttgCTAGGTAACAATTATAACAGTGCACAAGgtgtcttttttcctcattgaATATTACTTAGACTCAGAGGCTTATAACCTGGTAATACCTTTAATGCCTGTAGAGGACGGTGACTGGGTGGACAGTAATGAGGACGACTGTCAACATGTGCCCTTCTCTCCGCCTCGTTACCCTGAGGAGACGATGCTGCAGAGATCCAAGGATTTCTACACTCTGTTGAACCAGAGAAGATCTGTCCGATTCATCAGCCCTGAGCCGGTCCCAAGAGAAGTCATTGATAATGTCATCCTTACAGCAGGcaagtttagattaaatctgctttacaataaaacagagacaaatcaaGAAGTTAAGAAATTTTTTCTAATTACAGCTAGGTTTCTTTTTGCTttgcctctctctcctttgtGCAGGCACAGCTCCTAGTGGAGCTCACACAGAGCCGTGGACCTTTGTCGTTGTGTCAGACCCAGAGATGAAGCACAAGATCAGACAGATAgtagaagaagaggaggaagttAACTACCGTCAGAGGATGGGGGACAAGTGGGTGAATGATCTGGCCAAATTAAGGTGAGCACACATTCAAAACAAAtgttaacatttctttaatgagTACCATGTAATGATAAAAGACTGCTTTCACACAAAAAGAACACCAACTAGCAAAGAGAAAAGAAGTTCTTTGTTCACAGGGGTCgccaaattagaaaaaaaaaaaaacagaagttccTTACATAAGCTTTgtcttaaaaacacaaacattttgagTCATTAGAAACCAACGATAAGCTTAATTATTATACACTGCTCGAAAAAATAAAGGgagcatttaaaaaacacatcccAGATCTTGGTGAATTAAATATTCCAGTTGAAAATCTTCATTCATTCCATAGTGGAATGTGTTGAGAACAAAATAACATAAGAACGATCATTGGAAACCAATATCATAAACCCATGGAGGACTGGATTCAGAATCATACtcaaagtaaaagtgaaaaaatcagATCACAGGCTGATCCAACTTATGTGAAATTCCTCAAGACAACTCAAAATGAGGCTCAGTAGTGTGTATGGCCTCCACATGCCTGTATGCACTTCCTACAATGTCTGGGCATGCTCCTGATGAGACGACAGATGGTCTCCTGAGGGATCCCCTCCCAGACCTGAATCAGGGCATCAGTCAACTCCTGGACAGTCTGTGGTGCGACGTGGATGGGATGAAAGACCTGATGTCCCAGAGGTGCTCAATGTCTGGGAAACGGGCAGGCCAGTCCATAGCATCAATGCCTTTATCATGCAGAAACTGCTGACACACTCCAGCGACGTGAGGCCAAGCATTGTCATGCATCAAAAGGAACCTGGGCCCACTGCACCAGTGTATGGTCTGACAACGGGTCTGAGGACCTCATCCTGGTACCTCATGGCAGTCAGGATACCTCTGGCTAGCACACAGAGGTCTGTGTGGCTTTCCGGATATGCCTCTCCAGACCATCACTGACCCTTGGCCAAACAGGTCATGCCGGAGGATTTtgcaggcagcagcacattcTCCATGGCCTCTCCAGACTCTCTCACCTCTGTCATCTGTGAAGAGCAGAGGGCACCAGAGGTGAATCTGCCAATTCTTGTGTTCTCTGGCAAATGCCAGCTGGGCTGCACATTGCTGGGCTCCGAGCACAGGCCCCCACTTGTGGACGTTGGCCCTTCATACCACCCTCATGGAGTCTGTTTCTGACCGTTTGAGCAGAAACATGCACATGGCCTGCTTGGCATCATTTAGTAGGGTTCTGGCAGTGTTCCTCCTATTCCTCCTTGCATAAAGGAGCAGATAGCAGTCCTAATTGGACAGGTTGATACCCCAGAAGTGGGATTAACTTGGAGTTAAATTGAGA encodes the following:
- the iyd gene encoding iodotyrosine deiodinase 1, coding for MALLSVLTPVLAVVLCLVLGFMLLKSHQSETTSTSERKSEGALKDKEFRPWVDQDLQDDTDITAKEDEDGDWVDSNEDDCQHVPFSPPRYPEETMLQRSKDFYTLLNQRRSVRFISPEPVPREVIDNVILTAGTAPSGAHTEPWTFVVVSDPEMKHKIRQIVEEEEEVNYRQRMGDKWVNDLAKLRTNWIKDYLDVAPYLVLIFKQTYGILPNGKKRTHYYNEISVSISCGILLAALQNVGLVTVTSTPLNCGPQLRVLLKRPVNEKLLMLLPVGYPASDATVPDLKRKPLDEVMVHI